A window of Rhododendron vialii isolate Sample 1 chromosome 13a, ASM3025357v1 contains these coding sequences:
- the LOC131313863 gene encoding uncharacterized protein LOC131313863, which yields MEETRDNQNNEQNNGQNGAPQLNNQIGATELVQLMQAFITAATANNQNQRGAPLTPRGPMTRSQALNEFCKRRPPYFQGEPNPTAAEAWLAEIKKILETLDIQEASNRIALATYQMQSEAQHWWDLMKNTHDVAAMTWDRFEEIFLDKYFPTPVKQALALEFMNLEQGTMTVAQYAARFEELSRYGTKIIPTDDDKARKFEWGLNETRRAVVAQTLPTYSQVVQYAFKMERENLDFKARREQKKAIPAVGGPIRTNPPNRITLTTQPYHQNYSRPQQMQPNPAWRNPNPNFNRNLNPNPNQIQVPNRGPNLNLGPNRNPLPHNQSIDHSCFYCQEEGHIRRNCPKLNGTGNSGGQPQNQVRTAGFRNQNPARPVWNGNQAGGQNQPRGGWNQPPTQNRGLNGPIQPNAGRVFALQGTEEEMDPAVIQGTLTLFTTCVQALFDSGASHSFISTTCVSTLGLETESLKTAMHVTSPLGGKIPVVLICKGCELEISNLRLTCDLRVIEMTDFDVILGMDWLTAHRAVIDCHRKMVTAYLPDGTCFKFKGDRQDPSAPHAHKTKWHRKLAGWLASLTLEETNRMELGLPHVVCEYEDVFPEELPGLPPPRELDFTIELQPGTAPISMARIEWLQQNYES from the coding sequence ATGGAGGAAACGAGAGACAACCAGAATAATGAGCAAAACAACGGACAAAATGGAGCTCCTCAACTCAACAATCAAATTGGGGCTACCGAACTAGTCCAACTCATGCAAGCGTTCATTACCGCTGCGACTGCGAATAACCAAAATCAGCGCGGAGCCCCGCTCACACCTCGAGGACCAATGACCAGAAGTCAGGCACTAAATGAATTCTGCAAGCGCCGCCCGCCCTACTTTCAAGGAGAACCTAACCCTACAGCTGCGGAAGCTTGGCTAGcggaaatcaagaaaattcTTGAAACCCTAGACATTCAAGAGGCCAGCAATCGAATTGCCCTAGCAACCTATCAAATGCAGAGTGAAGCTCAGCATTGGTGGGACCTAATGAAAAACACCCATGATGTGGCAGCAATGACTTGGGATAGGTTCGAGGAAATTTTCCTTGACAAGTACTTTCCAACACCTGTCAAACAAGCATTAGCCTTGGAATTCATGAACCTTGAGCAGGGCACAATGACCGTGGCCCAGTACGCAGCACGATTTGAGGAACTGTCTCGCTATGGCACGAAAATCATACCTACTGATGACGACAAGGCGAGAAAATTTGAGTGGGGACTCAATGAGACACGCCGAGCAGTAGTGGCACAGACACTTCCCACCTATTCACAAGTGGTGCAATACGCATTTAAGATGGAAAGAGAGAACTTGGATTTCAAGGCAAGGCGTGAGCAAAAGAAGGCAATACCAGCAGTTGGAGGACCTATCCGCACCAACCCCCCTAACCGGATTACTCTAACCACTCAACCGTACCACCAAAACTACTCTCGCCCACAACAGATGCAACCCAACCCAGCTTGGAGAAACCCCAATCCAAACTTCAATCGGAACCTTAACCCTAATCCGAACCAGATCCAAGTACCAAACCGAGGCCCAAACCTTAATCTTGGACCAAACCGCAACCCCCTCCCCCATAATCAAAGCATAGACCACAGCTGTTTTTATTGCCAAGAAGAAGGACATATCAGGAGGAATTGTCCTAAGTTGAACGGCACTGGAAACTCTGGAGGACAACCGCAGAATCAGGTCAGGACTGCAGGATTTAGAAATCAGAATCCAGCTAGACCGGTATGGAATGGTAACCAAGCTGGAGGACAGAACCAGCCTCGTGGTGGATGGAACCAACCGCCAACTCAGAACAGGGGATTGAACGGGCCAATCCAGCCCAATGCGGGAAGAGTGTTTGCGCTGCAAGGGACGGAAGAGGAGATGGACCCTGCAGTAATCCAAGGTACCCTCACTCTTTTTACTACATGCGTTCAAGcattatttgattctggagcttCGCACTCATTTATATCTACCACATGTGTATCTACACTTGGTTTAGAAACTGAATCTCTAAAGACAGCTATGCATGTGACCTCACCACTAGGGGGTAAGATTCCGGTAGTACTAATTTGTAAAGGGTGCGAACTAGAGATATCGAACTTACGGTTAACATGCGACTTACGAGTAATCGAAATGACGGACTTTGACGTCATACTCGGAATGGACTGGTTGACTGCACACCGAGctgtcatagactgccatcgaAAGATGGTGACAGCCTATTTGCCAGATGGAACGTGCTTcaagtttaagggggatagacaagacCCATCTGCACCCCACGCGCACAAAACGAAGTGGCATAGGAAGCTTGCTGGATGGTTAGCAAGTCTCACGTTGGAGGAAACGAACCGAATGGAGTTGGGTCTCCCTCACGTTGTCTGCGAGTACGAAGACGTATTTCCAGAAGAATTACCTGGATTACCGCCGCCAAGAGAATTGGATTTCACCATCGAACTACAACCCGGCACAGCCCCAATCTCGATGGCCCGTATCGAATGGCTCCAGCAGAACTACGAGAGTTGA